Proteins found in one Thalassomonas actiniarum genomic segment:
- a CDS encoding YbgA family protein, giving the protein MMALMDNDKINIGISSCLLGESVRFDGGHKFNAYIANVLKPFFHFIPFCPEVSIGLGIPRQAIRLVLAEQQIICVGSKDDTLDVTERLEQCAQEQQDWHRQLSGYIVKKDSPSCGMERVRVYQQKMPVRNGIGLYTRRLMKNFPCLPVEEEGRLGDMVIRENFIQRVFIYHRWQQLMAGEVSWSLLTDFHARHKYIYMSHNQKKARELGKWLAQHHQLPIEQVCRQYLEQMMALLIIKASKKNHVNTLKHIQGYLKNYLSRSDKQELEQSVESYRQGLLPLIVPITLLRHHFMHHPQQYISRSYYLQPHPKELMLLNSL; this is encoded by the coding sequence ATGATGGCTTTAATGGACAATGACAAGATTAATATCGGCATCAGCAGCTGTTTACTTGGTGAAAGTGTCAGATTTGACGGAGGCCATAAATTTAATGCCTATATCGCCAATGTCCTGAAGCCTTTTTTTCATTTTATTCCCTTTTGCCCGGAAGTCAGTATCGGTTTAGGGATCCCCCGGCAGGCGATTCGCCTGGTCCTGGCTGAACAGCAAATTATATGTGTCGGCAGCAAAGATGACACTTTGGATGTAACCGAACGCCTGGAGCAATGCGCACAGGAGCAGCAGGATTGGCACCGGCAGCTCTCGGGTTATATCGTAAAAAAAGACTCTCCCAGCTGTGGTATGGAAAGGGTCAGGGTTTATCAGCAGAAGATGCCGGTCCGCAACGGTATCGGTTTATATACCCGGCGGCTGATGAAAAACTTTCCCTGTTTGCCGGTGGAAGAGGAAGGGCGCCTCGGGGATATGGTGATCCGGGAAAACTTTATTCAAAGGGTGTTTATTTATCACCGCTGGCAGCAATTAATGGCCGGGGAAGTCAGCTGGTCTTTATTGACAGATTTTCATGCCAGGCATAAATATATCTATATGAGTCATAATCAGAAAAAGGCCAGGGAACTGGGCAAGTGGCTGGCGCAGCATCATCAGTTGCCAATAGAGCAGGTCTGCCGACAATACCTGGAGCAAATGATGGCGTTGTTAATTATCAAGGCCTCGAAAAAGAATCATGTCAATACCTTGAAACATATCCAGGGTTATTTAAAAAATTACCTGAGCCGCTCTGATAAACAGGAGTTGGAGCAGTCGGTTGAATCTTATCGACAGGGGCTCTTGCCCTTGATAGTGCCGATTACTTTGCTCAGGCACCATTTTATGCATCACCCCCAGCAATATATCAGCCGCTCCTATTACCTGCAGCCTCATCCGAAAGAATTGATGTTGCTCAACAGTTTGTGA
- a CDS encoding phage tail sheath family protein, whose translation MATYLHPGVYLEELPSGSRPIEAVGTSTACFIGYTVKGPMDTPTLITSWNEYDSLFGGLQETETAVAGAAAPLGDAMGFSVYAFFQNGGSTAYIIRSSQAANAATGELGASLVTFTAVSDGDAGNDIVVHITEGGGTFDVEVGTGTGGGFSADETISNVTFTAGADFIETRVASESSIVTVSVADATAAAAEFGVGETEEITFNGGLDGAAAATGSLVSGTPLVTFTAINEGTWGDDLVVIISESNGDYTVAIGEGTGANFEAQEEFEDVSLTDTDANYLPNKINDISELVTVVVDDLAGLVTEVGTDNSEEITFSGGNNGSAPSLTEYTPIFNQLLKFRDINMILLPGLYWDMTDAGAKQAIINAGIAHCETIKNRMILVDPQPGDELDNGNEVKALSLPTQTYVATYYPWVLVSNPAYDVDLNPGASQKLLAAPSGFAAGLWAKTDGRRGVWKAPAGVESALLGVAELEFKVEDPEQDYLNPLGLNAIRKIPGYGPVVWGSRTRATKSNPEWRYVPVRRTAMFIEESLYNGIQWAVFEPNDHRLWSSLRINIESFMNGLFRAGAFQGEKASDAYFVRCGLGDTMTQGDIDRGQVIAVVGFAPLKPAEFVIVRLQQIVGQQ comes from the coding sequence ATGGCTACCTACCTGCATCCTGGTGTTTATCTCGAAGAACTTCCTAGCGGTTCCAGACCTATTGAAGCTGTAGGTACTTCGACCGCCTGTTTTATTGGTTACACAGTAAAAGGTCCTATGGACACCCCCACGCTGATCACTTCGTGGAATGAATATGACAGCCTGTTTGGCGGTTTACAAGAAACGGAAACGGCGGTGGCAGGGGCGGCGGCGCCGCTCGGGGATGCCATGGGTTTTAGCGTTTACGCTTTCTTCCAAAACGGCGGCTCCACGGCCTATATCATCCGTTCGTCGCAAGCGGCCAATGCCGCCACCGGGGAATTGGGGGCATCACTGGTCACCTTTACCGCAGTCAGTGACGGTGATGCCGGTAATGATATTGTGGTACATATCACCGAAGGCGGCGGTACCTTTGATGTTGAGGTGGGCACAGGCACAGGCGGCGGTTTCAGTGCCGATGAAACCATCTCCAATGTCACATTTACCGCCGGTGCCGATTTTATTGAAACCCGGGTGGCGAGCGAGTCGAGCATAGTGACGGTTTCCGTGGCTGATGCCACCGCCGCCGCCGCAGAGTTTGGTGTCGGTGAAACCGAAGAAATCACCTTTAACGGCGGCCTTGACGGCGCTGCGGCGGCGACCGGCTCCCTGGTCAGCGGTACGCCTTTGGTGACTTTTACCGCCATCAATGAAGGCACCTGGGGAGATGATCTGGTGGTGATCATTTCTGAAAGCAACGGTGACTACACAGTAGCGATAGGAGAGGGCACAGGAGCAAACTTTGAGGCACAGGAAGAATTTGAAGATGTTTCGTTAACGGACACAGATGCCAATTATTTACCCAATAAGATCAATGATATTTCCGAGCTGGTGACCGTGGTGGTTGACGATCTTGCCGGCCTGGTGACGGAAGTGGGTACTGACAACAGCGAAGAAATCACCTTCTCCGGCGGTAACAACGGTTCGGCGCCGAGCCTGACTGAATATACGCCGATATTCAACCAGTTACTAAAATTCCGTGACATCAATATGATCTTGCTGCCCGGCCTTTACTGGGATATGACAGACGCCGGCGCCAAGCAGGCGATCATCAATGCCGGTATTGCCCATTGCGAAACCATTAAAAACCGCATGATCCTGGTGGACCCCCAGCCGGGAGACGAACTTGATAACGGTAATGAAGTCAAAGCATTGAGTCTGCCCACCCAAACCTATGTTGCCACTTATTATCCCTGGGTGCTGGTGAGCAATCCCGCCTATGATGTCGATTTAAATCCCGGGGCGTCGCAAAAACTGCTGGCGGCCCCGTCCGGTTTTGCCGCCGGGCTTTGGGCAAAAACCGATGGCCGGCGCGGGGTATGGAAAGCGCCTGCGGGGGTGGAGTCAGCCTTGTTAGGGGTGGCGGAGCTGGAATTTAAGGTAGAAGACCCGGAGCAGGATTATCTCAATCCTTTGGGGTTAAATGCCATACGTAAAATCCCAGGTTATGGTCCCGTGGTGTGGGGCTCGCGTACCCGGGCCACTAAGAGCAATCCCGAGTGGCGTTATGTACCGGTGCGAAGAACCGCGATGTTTATCGAAGAAAGCCTGTATAACGGTATTCAGTGGGCGGTGTTTGAACCGAATGACCACAGGTTATGGTCATCTTTGCGTATCAATATCGAGTCCTTTATGAACGGTTTGTTCCGCGCCGGTGCCTTCCAGGGGGAAAAAGCCTCCGATGCCTACTTTGTCCGTTGCGGCCTCGGCGATACCATGACCCAGGGCGATATCGACCGCGGACAGGTGATCGCCGTTGTCGGCTTTGCACCGCTTAAACCCGCTGAGTTTGTTATCGTGCGCTTACAACAAATCGTCGGACAACAATAA
- a CDS encoding phage tail protein — MAAPQFSVNSHRHDPYRTFKFQVLIDGKPVAGLKKMGALKKKVEPVKWRSAGDPNFERIMPGGTSYEAVTLEQGLTHDPVFENWANLVNNIEGDAGMSLKDFRKDIVVNVLNLQGQVAMSYKIFRAWVSDFQALPDLDAGSMNAVGIQTITLQHEGWQRDTSVAEPAET; from the coding sequence ATGGCTGCACCACAATTTTCAGTGAATTCACATAGACATGATCCTTACCGGACTTTTAAGTTTCAGGTGTTAATCGACGGTAAACCCGTGGCCGGACTTAAAAAAATGGGCGCGTTAAAGAAAAAGGTCGAACCGGTGAAATGGCGCTCTGCCGGCGATCCCAATTTTGAACGTATTATGCCCGGCGGTACTTCCTATGAAGCGGTGACCCTGGAGCAGGGCCTGACCCATGATCCTGTGTTTGAAAACTGGGCCAATTTGGTGAATAACATCGAAGGGGACGCCGGGATGTCCCTCAAAGATTTCCGTAAGGATATTGTGGTCAATGTCCTGAATTTACAGGGGCAGGTAGCGATGTCCTATAAGATCTTCCGCGCCTGGGTCTCGGACTTTCAGGCCTTGCCGGACCTGGATGCCGGCAGCATGAATGCCGTTGGTATCCAGACCATTACCTTGCAGCATGAAGGCTGGCAGCGCGATACCAGTGTTGCCGAACCGGCTGAGACCTAA
- a CDS encoding Pvc16 family protein: protein MPVIASSLSQICRELADQMGTAINSGDDSEVTVMVGNPQDAVPSGSNSHRVNFFFYQFSPFEFNADTLPGETGFMRVNCMITPFGVSEDSVGAGEHDLRILGEVIRIFQEQPVFSITVNSQAYHIQVIMQQMEVEQTSQLWGTQGDVVYRPSVMYEIALAPVVPDEAAVLSPLAGSLGLEIQASLAQSDATVTPVSPTVPVTRVNTGIESWQPRVCLVLAGSCHENLSFEVGSPELAALSAEVWVAGDIGTTVDLRWDIWDNVSGWETLPAFASPVIAEDTLDPDQVGDATTTAVTLPFTDHGGQAVLYAVRSYERAGDGVEITVLSNPLLISLYE from the coding sequence ATGCCGGTTATAGCTTCATCGCTGTCACAAATTTGCCGCGAACTCGCGGATCAGATGGGTACTGCCATTAACAGCGGTGACGACTCGGAAGTTACTGTGATGGTAGGCAATCCCCAGGATGCCGTGCCTTCAGGGTCTAATTCCCACCGGGTGAATTTTTTCTTCTACCAGTTCTCTCCCTTTGAATTTAATGCCGACACCTTGCCCGGGGAAACCGGGTTTATGCGGGTGAATTGTATGATCACGCCTTTTGGCGTCTCCGAAGACTCGGTCGGTGCCGGTGAGCATGATTTGCGGATTTTAGGGGAAGTGATCCGCATTTTTCAGGAGCAGCCGGTATTCTCGATAACGGTTAACAGCCAGGCCTATCATATACAAGTGATCATGCAGCAGATGGAGGTGGAGCAAACCAGCCAGCTTTGGGGCACCCAGGGAGATGTGGTGTACCGCCCTTCGGTGATGTATGAAATTGCCCTGGCGCCTGTGGTGCCCGATGAAGCGGCTGTGTTAAGTCCGTTAGCCGGCAGCCTGGGCCTGGAAATACAAGCGAGTTTAGCGCAAAGCGATGCTACCGTTACCCCGGTCTCGCCGACAGTGCCGGTTACCCGGGTCAATACCGGGATTGAAAGCTGGCAACCCAGGGTATGTCTGGTCCTTGCCGGCAGCTGTCATGAAAACCTGTCTTTTGAAGTCGGCAGCCCGGAATTGGCGGCCTTAAGCGCCGAGGTCTGGGTTGCCGGAGATATCGGCACAACCGTGGATTTGCGCTGGGATATCTGGGATAACGTCAGCGGCTGGGAAACCCTGCCGGCTTTTGCTTCGCCTGTGATTGCAGAAGATACCCTGGACCCGGACCAGGTGGGGGATGCCACCACCACGGCGGTGACTTTGCCTTTTACCGACCATGGCGGCCAGGCGGTGTTATATGCGGTGCGCAGCTATGAGCGCGCCGGTGACGGGGTGGAAATCACTGTGCTTAGTAACCCCTTGCTGATCAGCTTGTATGAGTAA
- a CDS encoding ATP-binding protein codes for MSKPMNIASQPQNEVSNSLVTHAEPNAQDQAETAQSHPLAMLTPEWERLQLLGYCLGQSRQGKEIPEEKLQQLTVLQQAVRALRGKQGYWHKLLGLELSELEIDILVFAVGPQFEPRLGWLYQSLGGDKSEPYACRALIQEFLAMEAHGSETLIRLLGESAALRKNRLLLLEANDPFSPIKPEPSLVARILGHDYEESAPPGTTRVRAQATWQDLVLPEQTLAMLHEFLAWIHHQDKVVGQWGGKCIGGPVALFSGPSGTGKTLASSVIASELNWPLYRVDLGQLVSKYIGETEKNLNKLFSAAQNRKMVLQFDEADSLFSKRGEVKDARDRYANMEVSHLLTKIENHYGPCILTTNLRKQIDPAFARRFQLVLEFPRPDKSARRQLWQVMLPPRAPLAAEVDVELIAKSCALSGGHIRNAALHACYLAAAEETEVGLGHIATAVWRELAKEGREISPREIGVLAKHLPEAVYAGA; via the coding sequence ATGAGTAAGCCGATGAATATTGCCAGTCAGCCACAAAATGAGGTTTCCAACTCCCTGGTTACCCATGCCGAGCCTAATGCACAGGACCAGGCTGAGACAGCGCAGTCTCATCCGCTGGCCATGTTAACACCGGAATGGGAGCGGTTGCAGCTGTTGGGCTATTGTCTCGGGCAATCGCGCCAGGGAAAAGAGATCCCGGAAGAAAAGCTGCAACAACTGACCGTTTTACAGCAGGCGGTCAGGGCTTTACGGGGTAAACAGGGCTATTGGCATAAGTTGCTCGGCCTGGAGCTGTCGGAATTGGAAATTGATATTCTGGTCTTTGCGGTGGGGCCGCAATTTGAGCCGCGTCTGGGATGGCTCTATCAAAGCCTTGGCGGTGATAAAAGCGAGCCTTATGCCTGCCGGGCGCTGATCCAGGAGTTTCTGGCAATGGAGGCACACGGCAGCGAAACTTTGATCCGTTTGTTAGGTGAAAGTGCGGCGCTGAGGAAAAATCGCTTGCTGCTACTTGAAGCTAATGATCCCTTTAGCCCGATAAAACCCGAGCCTTCTCTGGTGGCCAGGATCCTCGGCCACGACTATGAGGAAAGTGCTCCTCCCGGCACCACCCGGGTCAGGGCGCAAGCGACCTGGCAGGATCTGGTGTTGCCGGAGCAAACCCTGGCTATGCTGCATGAATTTTTAGCCTGGATCCATCATCAGGATAAAGTGGTCGGTCAGTGGGGGGGAAAATGTATCGGCGGCCCGGTGGCCTTATTTTCCGGGCCTTCCGGCACAGGAAAAACCCTGGCCTCGAGTGTGATTGCCAGCGAATTGAACTGGCCCCTGTACCGGGTCGATCTAGGTCAGCTGGTGAGTAAATATATCGGCGAGACGGAAAAAAACCTCAACAAGCTGTTTAGCGCCGCGCAAAACCGAAAAATGGTGCTGCAGTTTGACGAAGCCGACAGTTTGTTCAGCAAACGCGGCGAGGTCAAAGATGCCCGCGACCGCTATGCCAATATGGAAGTCAGCCATCTGCTGACCAAGATAGAAAACCATTATGGCCCCTGTATTTTAACCACCAACTTGCGTAAACAAATCGACCCGGCGTTTGCCCGACGCTTCCAGCTGGTATTGGAATTTCCCCGGCCGGATAAAAGCGCGCGCCGGCAATTATGGCAGGTGATGCTGCCCCCCAGGGCGCCCCTGGCCGCTGAGGTCGATGTAGAGTTAATCGCCAAATCCTGTGCTTTGTCCGGCGGCCATATTCGCAATGCCGCCCTGCATGCCTGTTACCTGGCGGCGGCAGAGGAAACCGAGGTTGGTCTCGGCCATATTGCCACAGCCGTATGGCGGGAGCTGGCCAAGGAAGGGCGGGAGATCTCACCGCGGGAAATCGGCGTGCTGGCCAAACATTTACCGGAGGCGGTTTATGCTGGTGCGTGA
- a CDS encoding phage late control D family protein translates to MGLSVSLNIFGEKTREPGECIVLMGVAEEEIVDFYPLLMELTIDASRSEAAVAKLTFEGRRDEQGKWIVQDSGIFKDWEPIKIKVAFGDKEEEIMRGYVRSSKLEYPTDAGSAKVTVECQDDSYRLDRTHRNKTWGEDTPSSDAQILQEIVLPYGLTLSGDNGAGQSGIEVNQNGSDIAFLKSRAAENGYELIFSQGEVYFGPMQLEAQAQPNIMAYAGRETNCISINVSTDSHQPDAVAFDVPDETGDGSTETIVEPDLFVMGPEHASSADSGLEDFIWKMSGETGSDAAALTEKAQQKANEFDIKKVNATGELDGMLYGNVLRPGFPVGVDGIGEQYNGTYYVDKVVHKFSYEGYRQNFTLLRNAYGDNLESAGGLLAGIL, encoded by the coding sequence ATGGGATTATCGGTATCACTGAATATTTTCGGCGAGAAAACCCGCGAGCCAGGCGAGTGCATAGTGCTGATGGGAGTGGCGGAAGAGGAAATTGTCGATTTTTATCCTCTGCTGATGGAATTGACCATAGATGCCAGCCGCAGTGAAGCGGCAGTCGCCAAGCTGACTTTTGAAGGGCGGCGGGACGAGCAGGGCAAGTGGATAGTCCAGGACTCGGGTATTTTTAAAGATTGGGAACCGATAAAAATTAAGGTGGCGTTTGGCGATAAGGAAGAAGAAATCATGCGCGGTTATGTACGCTCGAGCAAGCTGGAATATCCTACCGATGCCGGCAGCGCCAAGGTCACGGTAGAGTGCCAGGATGATTCTTACCGCCTGGACCGCACCCACAGGAACAAGACCTGGGGGGAAGATACCCCAAGCAGTGATGCGCAAATCCTGCAGGAAATTGTTCTACCCTACGGCCTGACCTTGAGCGGTGACAACGGTGCCGGGCAAAGCGGCATTGAGGTTAACCAGAACGGTTCGGATATCGCCTTTTTAAAAAGCCGTGCGGCGGAAAACGGCTATGAACTGATTTTTTCCCAGGGGGAGGTGTATTTCGGGCCGATGCAGCTCGAAGCACAGGCCCAGCCGAATATCATGGCTTATGCCGGGCGGGAAACCAACTGCATCAGCATCAATGTCAGTACCGACAGCCATCAGCCGGATGCGGTGGCTTTTGATGTGCCGGATGAAACCGGGGACGGCTCCACCGAAACGATTGTCGAGCCGGATTTGTTTGTCATGGGACCCGAACATGCCAGCAGCGCAGATTCCGGGCTGGAAGATTTTATCTGGAAGATGAGCGGGGAAACCGGCAGTGATGCCGCCGCGCTGACGGAGAAGGCGCAGCAAAAGGCCAATGAATTCGATATCAAAAAAGTCAATGCCACCGGCGAGCTTGACGGCATGCTCTACGGCAATGTGTTAAGGCCGGGTTTTCCGGTCGGGGTCGACGGCATAGGGGAGCAGTATAACGGCACCTATTACGTGGACAAGGTAGTTCATAAATTCAGCTATGAAGGCTATCGGCAGAACTTTACTTTACTGCGTAATGCCTACGGGGACAATTTGGAGTCTGCCGGCGGCTTATTGGCGGGGATTTTATAA
- a CDS encoding phage baseplate assembly protein V — protein sequence MEEIVRQLAQQSARQNYGKHRAFVEDNADPEKLGRLKLRIPSLLGEQVTAWALPCLPFGGLTDQGFFAVPDVGAQVWAEFEAGDLSRPLWVGVFWQASGDAPADYPNDEPTTRIWKTTKGHFLEFEDGDDEEQIKLEHASGSNVVLDPEGSIALTDSGGARVTLDAENNQLVIEDANGNNLTMTSSGTTLEDANGNKIEMAASGITVKGQQVVVEGQQVMLGGQGGEPIIKGQSFLTLFMTHMHTTPVGPTSPPVPQGEMSTLSMKVMTS from the coding sequence ATGGAAGAGATAGTCAGACAGTTAGCACAGCAATCTGCCAGGCAAAATTACGGCAAGCACAGGGCCTTTGTCGAGGATAACGCCGATCCGGAAAAACTCGGGCGGCTTAAACTCAGGATCCCAAGCCTGTTGGGAGAGCAGGTGACCGCCTGGGCGCTGCCTTGTCTGCCTTTTGGCGGGCTGACGGATCAGGGCTTTTTTGCCGTGCCGGATGTCGGCGCCCAGGTGTGGGCGGAGTTTGAAGCAGGCGATTTGTCCCGTCCTCTCTGGGTCGGGGTATTCTGGCAGGCTTCGGGGGATGCGCCGGCAGATTATCCCAATGACGAGCCCACTACCCGGATCTGGAAAACCACCAAGGGGCATTTTCTCGAATTTGAAGACGGTGACGATGAAGAACAAATCAAGCTGGAACACGCCAGCGGCTCGAATGTTGTGCTTGACCCCGAAGGCAGTATCGCGCTGACGGACTCAGGCGGCGCCAGGGTGACCTTAGACGCCGAGAACAACCAGCTGGTGATAGAAGATGCCAACGGCAACAACCTGACCATGACCTCGTCCGGCACCACCTTAGAAGATGCCAACGGCAATAAAATTGAAATGGCTGCCAGCGGCATCACGGTTAAAGGCCAGCAGGTGGTAGTGGAGGGCCAGCAGGTGATGCTCGGCGGTCAGGGGGGCGAACCGATTATCAAGGGACAAAGTTTTCTTACCCTGTTTATGACCCATATGCATACCACGCCGGTGGGGCCGACGTCGCCGCCTGTGCCCCAGGGGGAAATGAGCACCTTGTCCATGAAAGTGATGACTTCTTAA
- a CDS encoding GPW/gp25 family protein translates to MAQRLTDPPYLKFPLRINGGPKLATRAEHIRGQIEQVLYTLSGERVFRPEFGAGVKALVFEPNASALWQVTEKRISASLIESLAGEVEPKSIKVTVEGDNERLTITIAYVLAAIGFEDQHQFTFSAGS, encoded by the coding sequence ATGGCACAGCGATTAACGGATCCGCCTTATTTGAAATTTCCGCTGCGTATCAACGGCGGCCCTAAGCTCGCCACCCGGGCGGAGCATATCCGCGGGCAAATCGAGCAGGTGCTTTATACCCTGTCGGGGGAGCGGGTCTTTCGCCCGGAATTCGGCGCCGGGGTCAAGGCGCTGGTGTTTGAGCCCAATGCCTCCGCCTTATGGCAGGTCACGGAAAAACGTATCAGTGCGTCCCTGATCGAATCGCTGGCGGGGGAAGTCGAACCCAAGTCCATCAAGGTCACGGTGGAAGGGGACAATGAGCGGCTGACCATCACCATCGCCTATGTGCTTGCCGCCATAGGGTTTGAAGATCAGCACCAATTTACTTTCAGCGCAGGTAGTTAA
- a CDS encoding phage tail protein codes for MMAAHKTDLGEQLYQLLPSVFRERDNTRRDGDNNIVEKGDLAKYLQANGDLLTQIYYTVKQQLYDNFPDEAGQDSEGLEQSCQPWLLPYFADLLDVTLVSPDIAGQRAEVANAIAWRQSKGSLPCLEDICEAVGQFEVEIQEGYKRIATTARIGDPLLPAILFGADQALDSQLPAAEKARHPGLPYVTVDFRYASRSALCDANDPAAITSFMDNTQVNWCQQNHNGVPCFPGSYQDVSKRTVDFRTPGPGASAAFISATGTTLDSYQTARANKGFFHPRKLLCYTPLQPGFFSKNPVSIHWSSIENEENYQDDHIRITTGMTEWNDKQVPHYSFLGLTEQALKLRGVKTFDEEAVYEFENIWLENTLTIKDGQLKLTGCAVRKLIASDPEKDVPVLDAKSSLIKTIEVASGMIQLEYCTVLEVILAEVVLISDCILLKRIRKDRVDMDPPEKGCIRFSRFEPQAFNVGLDPQDEQLLVNQGSCTSDNPNFINLTFGDPGCGVLWANSSESIKYGAEDGGEMGAYHDDLMILKQDAVIDKLADFLPVGFEAVLVSDVSLNCAPAQKQI; via the coding sequence ATGATGGCAGCACATAAAACGGATCTGGGAGAGCAGCTTTACCAGCTTTTGCCGTCGGTATTTAGGGAGCGGGACAATACCCGGCGCGACGGGGATAATAATATTGTCGAAAAAGGCGATCTCGCCAAATACCTGCAGGCCAACGGCGACTTGCTGACGCAGATTTATTATACCGTCAAACAGCAGCTTTATGATAATTTTCCCGATGAAGCCGGGCAGGACAGCGAAGGGCTGGAGCAAAGCTGCCAGCCCTGGTTATTGCCCTATTTTGCCGACTTGCTCGATGTCACCCTGGTTTCGCCGGACATAGCCGGGCAGCGGGCGGAAGTGGCCAACGCCATTGCCTGGCGGCAAAGTAAAGGCAGCCTGCCTTGCCTGGAAGATATCTGCGAAGCCGTGGGCCAGTTTGAGGTGGAAATCCAGGAAGGTTATAAGCGTATCGCCACCACCGCCAGGATAGGGGATCCCTTATTGCCTGCTATTTTGTTCGGTGCAGACCAAGCGCTGGATAGCCAGTTGCCAGCTGCTGAAAAGGCGCGTCACCCGGGCTTGCCTTATGTCACCGTGGATTTCAGGTATGCTTCGCGCTCGGCGTTATGCGATGCCAATGACCCGGCGGCGATCACCAGTTTTATGGATAATACCCAAGTTAACTGGTGCCAGCAGAACCATAACGGCGTGCCTTGTTTTCCCGGCAGCTACCAGGATGTCAGTAAGCGCACCGTAGATTTTCGTACTCCGGGACCGGGAGCAAGCGCTGCTTTTATTTCTGCCACCGGCACCACTTTGGATAGCTATCAAACCGCCCGCGCCAATAAGGGCTTTTTCCACCCGCGCAAATTGCTGTGCTATACCCCGCTGCAGCCAGGCTTTTTCAGTAAAAACCCCGTCAGTATCCACTGGTCGAGTATTGAAAATGAAGAAAACTATCAGGATGACCATATCCGCATCACCACAGGTATGACCGAGTGGAACGACAAACAGGTGCCCCATTACAGCTTTTTGGGATTGACGGAGCAAGCGCTGAAACTTCGCGGAGTAAAAACGTTTGATGAAGAAGCCGTCTATGAATTTGAAAATATCTGGCTGGAAAATACCCTGACCATCAAAGATGGCCAGCTGAAACTAACTGGCTGTGCGGTACGTAAGCTGATTGCCAGCGATCCGGAAAAAGATGTGCCTGTGCTGGATGCCAAATCATCCCTGATCAAAACCATAGAGGTGGCCAGCGGCATGATACAGCTGGAATATTGCACCGTACTGGAGGTGATCCTGGCGGAGGTGGTGCTGATCAGCGACTGTATTTTATTAAAGCGCATCAGGAAAGACCGCGTTGATATGGACCCGCCGGAAAAGGGCTGTATCCGCTTTAGCCGCTTTGAACCCCAGGCGTTCAATGTCGGGCTGGATCCCCAGGACGAACAGCTGTTGGTAAACCAGGGCAGCTGTACCTCGGATAATCCGAACTTTATCAATTTAACCTTCGGTGACCCCGGCTGTGGCGTACTGTGGGCCAACAGCAGCGAGAGCATCAAATACGGCGCCGAGGACGGCGGGGAAATGGGGGCCTATCATGATGATCTGATGATCCTGAAGCAGGACGCCGTGATAGATAAACTGGCGGACTTTTTACCCGTGGGCTTTGAAGCTGTGCTGGTAAGTGATGTCAGCCTTAACTGCGCTCCTGCGCAAAAGCAGATATGA